In a single window of the Gossypium hirsutum isolate 1008001.06 chromosome A13, Gossypium_hirsutum_v2.1, whole genome shotgun sequence genome:
- the LOC107934276 gene encoding 40S ribosomal protein S24-1, producing MADKAVTIRTRKFMTNRLLSRKQFIIDVLHPGRPNVSKAELKENLSRMYEVKDPNSIFVFKFRTHFGGGKSTGFGLIYDSVENAKKYEPKYRLIRNGLDTKVEKSRKQMKERKNRAKKIRGVKKTKASEAAKKK from the exons ATGGCGGACAAGGCAGTGACTATTAGGACCAGGAAGTTCATGACCAACAGGCTTCTTTCCAGGAAGCAATTT ATCATTGACGTTTTACATCCTGGACGACCCAATGTTTCCAAG GCGGAGTTGAAGGAAAACCTCTCTAGAATGTATGAGGTGAAGGACCCCAATTCAATCTTTGTGTTCAAGTTTAGGACTCATTTTGGAGGTGGAAAATCTACtggatttggtttgatttatgATTCTGTCGAGAACGCAAAGAAGTATGAGCCCAAGTACAGGCTGATCAGG AATGGACTCGATACCAAGGTAGAGAAATCGAGGAAACAAATGAAGGAAAGGAAGAACAGGGCTAAGAAGATCCGTGGAGTAAAGAAG ACCAAGGCCAGTGAAGCAGCAAAGAAGAAATGA